In the Oxyura jamaicensis isolate SHBP4307 breed ruddy duck chromosome 19, BPBGC_Ojam_1.0, whole genome shotgun sequence genome, TCTCTGATACTTCAGTAACAGGGATAACTGAAGACTTTAGCTAGGAAGGGCCAAGTTAGGTAGGATGCCAAATAATCTGCAGATGATATGACTGATGGAGCTGTTGACACTTTAGCAGCAATTCCTGAATGCACAGTTACTTTGACTGTGTGACATTGATTTAGCCTGTCAATCTGTACCATCCAGGATTTTCATGTTATACTAAACAActtatcctttatttttatgggTGATTACCTCGTTCTGTTTTAGAACTGTATTGCTTCCTCAGACAATTGAGGTAGTTCAGAGTTATACATACTGAtgttaacaatatttttaacataacttAAATGTCAGAATAGTAGCATTTATGTTcttaaatactatttatttGATTTCAGGTCATGTAAAATTGACTGACTTCGGATTATGTAAAGAATCTATTCACGACGGAACAGTCACACACACATTCTGTGGAACAATTGAATACATGTGAGCTGCCTGATGAAACGTAAAAGTATTACTCTGGGCTGGGGGTAGTGGTTAAATTTTGCCGTTTTTAACTGATGGTTCACATATTCAGTCACTTACGGAAACTCTACTTGAAAACGAGCAGTCGGAATTAGTATTAAGCttgttaaaatactttcatattttcaatttttcttattATAGGGCCCCTGAAATCTTGATGAGGAGTGGGCATAATCGTGCTGTGGACTGGTGGAGTTTGGGGGCATTAATGTATGACATGCTGACTGGAGCAGTAGGTGCACAGTTATAATTGCATGTATTTTATAGCTTTTGAAGTTACGCGTATTCTAATTCAATTGcatgtataaatatgtatataactGTAGAGACTGTAAGTAAGAAATACAACTAAAATATGACTATACTTATTTTGACTACAGTCATGAGCTGCTCTCATCCAATTAGTTGGAAGTCCCATTTACAGTAATTTTATCCGCTTtataaattactgaaatgaGTTCTGTGTGCACAAATAAGAGACCTAAACAAGTcgtatttttccttccattacAATGGTGCTTTCTAGCCTCCTTTCACTggggagaacagaaagaaaacaattgacAAGATTCTCAAGTGTAAACTCAACTTGCCTCCCTACCTCACACAAGAAGCCAGAGATCTGCTTAAAAAGGTACAATTTTAACGAATGTCAGTACTACACGAGTATGTAGAAAATAGGAATATAATGACACCGCTATGGCTATTCGGTCCATGCTTGTTTTGACTACTACTAAGTCAGTCTTGGTTTTGTGTGGCACAGAAAGtgattttccttgaaaatgcGATTGTTTTCTGATGAATGCAGATTTTCTGATTGTTCCATAATCATTCTGCATGGTATTCATTCATGATGATTTCTGTCAGGACTAATCTAATCATAATGGCATAACTAACTTGGGATGTTATTTCTCATTAAGCTgctaaaaagaaatgctgcctCACGTCTAGGAGCTGGTCCTGGAGATGCTGGAGAAGTTCAGGTAACTTTTGCGAACTCAAGAATTCTTAAAATACCTCACTGAAACCATACAGTAGCTTAGTGGGTACATTAGGGGAGGAGAGTTCTTCTGTCTTTAAGTGTAACGAGCAAAAAGGCAGCTCTGCATGACAAGTGATTGAAACATGAACACtttgaagtttaacaaaagagCAGTTGTCTGCCTGTTCGATAATTTTAGATTTGGAAAATAACTTTCCTTCTTTAGCTCTGTCTTCCAATAGATCTTTTTTACTAGTTTCACAATGCTGAATTTGACAGTCAACCATGTAAGTGATGTTACTCTAGCAATCTGATAAAAAACCCACCAGCCCTTTTATTTAGTACAACTCTCGGGGGAAAAGTGTAACTAATAGGCATTAAATGTTGCACAGTGAAATTTTCAGCAGAAGCCTAGTTCCTATTTCTTCCAGCTTGACTTTCTGTGGTGAGATTAACCTACTCTAGAGTCATTTCACAGTTCTGATAAGTTGTCATTAATAAAGTGTTTCATCATTATTTGCAGATATCTAACatttaaaaaggtgaaaaacGTTGAGGTGTTTTGCATGTCAACTGTCTTTTTCTAATGCTTTCAAGGAAAACATGATAGGGACCTGTGTTGTCTGACTGGGATGTATGGTACCGATTTTCAGGTCTTCCAGCTAATCTGACGTAATGCTGCAGAATATATTACGCTGGGCCTGTCTGTGATTTTGGAAAGACACCACAGAGAGGGTCTGAAAAGAACATGCTTATTAATTCTTGgtcttgttttaatttgctttaacagcaacatttaacaaaaacagTTGTATCTTATTTCTGGAACATCTTACCCTAAGATAAAATCTAGATCTTaactttttaaatcttaaatttcTGCAATTTTTACTCAGAAGCTGGTGCATGACTGTGCTATTGCTAACTCTTCTAGGCTCACCCGTTCTTCAGACACATTAACTGGGATGAGCTGTTGGCACGAAAGGTGGAACCTCCTTTTAAACCCTTATTGGTATGTACTCAGAGTACTGAGAGATATTCCTCCTATACCTTTAGGAAAGGTCTTAAACAATGCAGTATCTGAAACTCAGAAACATTCACTCTTACAAACCAGAATACCATTGCTTTCTGTTAActttaaatacttaaatgcaTCACCTGAAGTTACTGGTTCTCAGATTGACCCTTTTCAAATTAAAGGGAGAAACTACTCAAACTACTCTaagtgcagattttttttttcctgagatgctatgtttaagaaacaaaaccatcCCTTCATGCTTTTCTGTCTTATTCTACAGTCATGGTATTCAGCTGTCACTGGAATATAATCTTGCTTATGTGAGAAGGTGGCAACATCAGCTAAGAGCTAATTTATCCATCTGTTCAGGCTCCTGAAGGAAGAAAGTTCTACTTCAGTTTTAATTCCTCCTGCTTCTAAACTGTAGATTAATCAGTCTTGGAAGTGCagttatttctgaatttctgcttctaaaCATTATATAGTAAATCAGTACTTGAAACTAAGATGATAGTTGCTAGGCAGAAGTAAATGAAGTCACGTAATTAAGCATTTTGGATGTTtgcttattaatatttatactgCGTCTAGTACATTTAGGCAGTAATTAAAGTTCACCTCAAACCAAAGATGTCATGAATAAGCCTGTATTATcctaattttgtattttgattacATGacgtgtcttttttttttttttttttccctctgggtCCCATTAGCCACAGCAGCAAGGGCGTAGGTACCCCTGATAGTTCCTGACTCTACTAAAAGTCTCACTTTGAACTGACTTATGCATCACTAATGTTGGGCATACTCCAGTGTGGGGACTCCAGGCCTTTTGTCCTCTCCTTTTCTGAATGAAAGCCAGACTGCTATTTCCAAACCAAGTATCTGAAGATAGCTTTTTTGTCTGTTATTAGGAAATTTTATGAAAGTTGTTCTTACTAACCAGGCGTTTTTTAAAATTACCCTTCCATGGTTGCATGAAGGCCTCCACAAATCACATACTTATTTGCCTTTTCAGTAACACTTGAGGAGTGAGAGAGGGATCTTGGAATGATGTCTGATTAAATTAAAGAATATTCTTCATAGCCACTTATTTCACAGTTGTTCGTCCCTTACAGTATAAACACTTCTCTATCTGCAAAAATGGGATGAAATTATCTGGAGAGAGACTTCCAGAAACTAATAGTTGCAACTGTTCTATACTGGTTGTGACCAGAGTTAAACTTGCAAGAAACTGGCATTGTATTtctaaaagtttttgtttgtaatttgacattttttaaaggcatctttttaatttgtgttcCTTTTTGATCCATAATTTTTGCCCCTCCCCCTTGCCTTTATTTCTCAGTGTCAGTGCCCATAGTGACCTCCCACTGGCAGCGACAGGATTCCGACACCACTCCAGGTTTTTACtacagcagagctctgccaaAAAACTATGGAATGAACTCCATCCAGAGGCTACACTGATCACCGCTAAGCCATTTGGTTGATATCTGTAATATAAACCcttaatcattttgtttttgcaaagcaATCTGAAGAGGATGTGAGCCAGTTTGATTCAAAGTTTACACGTCAGACACCTGTTGATAGCCCAGATGACTCTACTCTCAGTGAAAGTGCCAACCAGGTCTTTCTGGTAAGTGAGCCAGAAAGGCGTTTGGTGACTGCGGAGAGTTATGTAGTGTAACTTGGAAGCAGTAGGGCATTTCAGGTAATTTAATTCTGTAGAATTTTACCACCTGATACTTGAAGCAAACtatcataattttaaatatatatactgcAACAAGTTTGCAACGCTTGCTTTATATACTTTAGTTTGATTGTTTCAGACTGTTTAAAGTAATGGATACGTTAAAAATCACAGCCAACAAACATTGCTTACTTTCTGAAATGTCAGTGTTCTAATTCGAAATTGCATTAAGAGTTGTGGGGATGGGATTGTTTTTATAGACATGGGGTCAGTCCATTCTGTACATCAAAATTAGTTAATTTGGGCATGCCTCTGCGAATCTGAGTAGAAATATCGGGTGAGCAGGCATCCGAGTAAGGAATTCCCTAAAGTCCTGCTGTTTGCTTCAGGAAGTGAGTAGAAGTTCATGTGTCTACAGTTACTGCCCTTTTTATAATTGTCATTTAATGATGGTAATAACTGCACAAGTGATCGGAAATGTAAATCTTGCCTGCATGTTACAAAGCACTCATTCCTGTTTTGCAGGGTTTTACATACGTGGCTCCATCTGTACTTGAAAGTGTAaaagagaaattttcttttgaaccAAAAATTCGATCACCTCGCAGATTTATAGGTAGCCCTAGGACACCAGTCAGgtatctcttttttctttctttccttttttttttttttggtaatacaATTTTTGGCAAGTAGTTAAAAATACGGCCTATCTTCTAAGTAACCCCATCTTCTATTACAGTGATACTTTACAAACCATATTATTAGAGATAAATTTATGGTGTTTGGCAGCACAGGAAGTACTAATTTGCCAGCTATGCAAAACTGGTACAGCCTCACAGTCTGGTGACTTTGGTACGCTGTTCCTGTAAAACTTTCAGAACATGCCAAGTGCTTATGTGCTGCTCAAGGATCATTTTAGCATAGAAAATTCTGCAATTGTCTAGACATTTATCCCAATTAttcaaatgaaagaattttACTTTACAAGAGGCCACAGTAGATGGTAGACTTGAAAACTCTCAAACTTCTGGAAGtggaaagaagaattaaataCTTCTCAACAGACATTTCAGTTCGGCTTCTTGCAGAATGAAGGACGTACCTTTGTGCTGTGTATATCTTCACCtctgatttttatatttcttgttttaaagccCTGTAAAGTTTTCCCCTGGGGAATTTTGGGGAAGAGGTGCTTCTGCCAGCGCATCAAATACTCAGACACCTGTGGAATATCCAATGGAGACAAGTGGAATAGAACAAATGGATGTGACAGTCTGTGGAGAGGCCTCAGCACCACTTCCAATCCGGCAACCAAACTCTGGGCCATATAAAAAACAAGCTTTTCCCATGATTTCCAAACGACCAGAGCACTTGCGCATGAATCTATGACAACACAATTTTTTAAGCCTTTGAAGgtggaaaacaaagaatggACATAAGCCCCGTGAAGTTGAAATATGAGGGCTTGTAtggtttacttttaaaaagtgacagTATCAAAGAGTCAGTCCTTGCACAGAGCGacttggaaagcaaagaaaaatggattttttttttctgtcaatcAATGGTGCATAAAAAACTTTAGAAAATGGTATTGCAGAACTCTAGGCACATCATCTAACTGATTCGCAGTGACATCTTCTCACCTTATCAAGGATTTTTCAGCTTGGTAGCTTGAAACTGACAGTATTAAGGGTCAGGATGTTGCTTCAGAATCACTGGTCTAGTTGTGAATGTGTCAAGGAGGGTTAGCCCTTTCACTAGGCAAAGTATGAAATGCCTATATGCTTGCGTCTGAGGAATAATTAGCATGCAAGCTTGGTTAAGCTGTTTCCTGCAATGGGGTGGAATCAAAGATGAGAGATAAAATTAATTGGTATTTCACATTCAAAACCGAATgagtttttttatatatataagaaaaaatatatatttttcaaatagatttttttgaTTCAGCTCATTATGGAAAGTATCCCaaaattaaactgcaaaataattgGTTGCTGCGAAGAAAGCAAAGGCTCTAGTTCTGATTCTCctcatgaaacaaaaaaatcaataagcAAATTACTCAATTACCAGCTTGGCAATGCGGGGTGGGAAAGAACTGTTTCACTTGCTTACCCAGCTGAAATACCTGTTCCTGCAAAGACAAATGGATCTAATCAAATCACAGTGCTGCTATGTTCTAGGCTTAACTGGAAGCCATGGGCTCAAATACACGTCCTGCTTATTTCATCCTTGTCCTCAGCAGACATTTCACTGGGAAACATCACTTTTGTATATGCCAGTCACTTAGATGGAGACAGCTGGATATACTGAGATTCTTACCCATATAAAAGGTCAGGAAAAAGTGCATCGGAACACAAGGTCAGTTGATGTGGATATATTACCACAGCAAACATACGCAAGTTCTACACCGTATAAGCAAATAAACCTTTTTGTAACCAATGGGTAAGAACTCAAggaaaatttttttaaaataaaattttgcttaTGGGAGTTCCCTGTCATTATACATTTCTAaatttactaattttttttttctatgctggGGCAATAAATTCGTTGATtgtatgagggaaaaaaaaaatgttatatggcCTTTCAGTGAATGTCTTCCACAGTGGGTCAGAACTTTAGCAACTTAATTTAGGAAACATGTTCTAAGGACACTATTTATGTTTTTGAAATTGTCATAATCTGTACAAATGACTTACAGgtacaaagaataaaataaaggtaactTTACCTTACTTAATACTTCCTGCcttaaagaaagcatttccatGAACATAGCTGGTGAAAGGGTTAATATCTGCAGAGCTTTACACTAGTTAGAGCGTGTAtggtgtgtgcgtgtgtatatGATCATGCAACTGCATACAAATCCTGTCATTTTTTGCCTGCCACATGTTGCATTATCTTTAGTCAAACTGTGCAAAGTCTACTTCTAGTGTTTCACAACAGTAGGGATTTTTTATAGATTCTGCTTATTCTGTGTATACTGAATCTTTTTGAGCCATAGGATCCAAGCCATAGAACTCTACACGTGCTGAATCCAATCAGAGTGCTATTTTCTAAAACTTGCAAGCCAGAAGGATTCAGTGATATATCTTGGTGATACTAATGAAGAACCAACAAAAATATACTTATGATTGAGCaaaaaatagtacttttttcttcctgataagCCTTTTGTTggataatttcttcttttttttttttagctttataaGGAAAATCAAGTTACCTTATAGTGACATAAATTGTACGGGAAGGTTACCATTTTTGGTAATATGGCCACCGGTGACATGTTGTGAAACCGAAATCAAAGTGCTCACGTGTGTATTATACATATTTGCAAAGAGGCAACACTGCAAGTGATGAGCAATGCCTGCTCTGTGCCACTTGTTAACATAGGTTTCGTAACATGTTTACTgactttaaagtgttttttttttgttgttgttttttttttttttttgaggcaaaTCTCTCTTGGTCCTAGCTACAGCTAACAGTTGCTTTTTGGTTGGCTGGATATATCTGTCCACTAGAGTTGGTTTAGTATGGCTGGCAAGAATGGCAAGAGTTGTTTGTCTGAATTCACTGCTTAATTACAGATAcagttttatcatttttaaaagtaaatttcatGTACTGTCAATGTTTCATCCCATAGGTTATAAGTTTAATTCCCTACCATAACTGTGAAACTTTTGGAGTGTGACTCAGACAGCAAGCACACACTATGCAATATGGTTTatcctgtatttatttgtaaaaatatcagACATAGATcctctatatatatatagtagtaTCAAAATTACTAGTCATGACCTAAGGGGAGTGGAGTTCTAGCTCCTGTCTGGCTATTTCAGATAAGTGCAGAATGCATTGAATATTGGAGAGCTTAACAAgtgctttcttttgttcatttaaaaatgtcttaaattttTCATTAGAGTAtagaatcttattttttttattttgtatgagCTGcgcttttttaattataatcactgaaaaaatcactataatttgattttatagGATTTTTGtagcattacaaaaatataGTAAAACTGAGGTTAATACCTGTTTTGGCTAACCATATAAAAGTATTAAATCTTAAACTTGAAcaaaagtcatatttttttttactagatgTTAAACAGGGGAGTATTTTGTTCTGCAGGTCATTATCACAAAAGGTTTATAGGTCAGCTGTGTTACcagcagttttccttttcccatttaaTGCAGAAGCTATTCTGGTATAAGATACTCagaatttcatcattttttctctgtgggaGTGATACATACATTTGATGCCATTTGTGTACTAAATTGTAATTTTGGGAATGCTGGAATAATTCCTACCAAGACTGTCTTAATTGTGCCATCTGACATTTGAATGTCATCCTGGTATTAGCTcataataaaagataaaaataaatgagtcaATTGTTCCTTTGaatatccctttttttttctcactatcCAAAAGCTGAACTGCTGGAGAACATTTAATATGTGTCCACGCTATATGGTGGATGTTTACTTTGGGtcttattctctttttaatattaactcCCAAACTGCTCTCACTGTTCATCTCACTCTGTTTCCCAGTTTACAGAgaggtaaagaagaaaaaaaaagtttttaagaaCAAGGCAAATTACTTCAGTATTCTTCCTGTAGGTCCTTGATGATTTACTGTACGTGGTTTCTGTGTATGAACTTCTACAGATTGTTCTCTTCTAGATTAACTTGGCTTTGTAGCTGTGTTCAAGAAACAAACTTCAGCTGCcttagtaggaaaaaaaaaggtaatccctattctgtttttcatctttcacaATTTACTGGAGCTAAATACACTGCAGCGTAAGATGGATGTGAATAGCAATTAACTGAAAATTTAAACATGCCAATCCAAGTgacctatttttttattttttaggaagtAGGTAGGGCCTAAGCATAACTGTCATTCATGAcagctttgaaggaaaaaggagggaggTAGAATTTAAATGAGCTTAGAACTTAAACGACCTGACAGATGCTAGTTCTGCTCAGTCTGTCTTTACTAAGGGCTGGTACCTTTTCCTAGTTTCTTTGGCTCTTAAAGAAAGGATATTGATTGCCATTTGCCATCCTCTTCTCTGTTCTGTCTCCTGCAGAATCACGTGCTGGGTGttggtgtctgtgtgtgtgcgcgtgtgtgtgtctgtgtggaAAGCAGTGCAGCTACCCTGGCCTGAGTGGGCTTGAAGAGGAAGAGCTGCATCTTAATAGCATGGTGCTGACAAGCGGATCAGAGAGGATGTCACTCATGGATGTAAGTTACTCgcttctttcctctctgtaaCTAAGATGAGAATGACTTGTTTCATTTATGAAATGTAACCTGGCTGATAAATcttttaagttcttttttttttttaaataaacgGTGTTTGATAATATTACTGGGTTTGGGTAATTGTCACTGTATCTTGAAGAAAGTGCATTAACTGGGACAGAGAATAGGACAAATTATTCTCTGATCCTATATCTGACCAATATTCGCCCTTATTCTAGTAAGGTGGTGTTACTACTATGTGGCAGACAAAAACCAGAGGATCAGCAACAATGCAAGACTGACTTAAAGCACTTACAGCATATTTTGTTGTGCTCCCTACTTTTCTAGAATACTAGGCAAGTTGGTTATTATAGTTTAAGAGAAGGGCAAATATGTCTTAGGCttattcacacttttttttttttttgtaggtgcTGTTTGTTGACTGAATTAAATATGGCACTCAAATTGCTTAAACAATATTCACACAATAtctgtattaagaaaaaaaaaacaaacaccacaacaaATTAGAACCCCATTTAGGTAAACTGTATGTTCAGCTTCTTTAGGAAAGTCTAAATATGATTACATAACTGTCTGAAGAGCCACGTAAGCTGCCAAAGTTCTGTGGGTGTTTCAGATTCAGAATCCAACCTTCAGTTCCCCCTACTCATTTTTGTTCCTTGACAGATTCAGTCCTTGTCTATCACTCAAGGTaagttctgctgcagcagcagtctgAGCATTAGCATAGATGAAATTCAGATGACAGAGACCTGATCTTGTATCAACTTTAAATGCAAACTAAGGCACAGCTAGATCTCTCCAAGGAAACAAAGAGCAGTTTGTTCTGCCAGTACCGGAGGCATGAGCGCTAGACCGTTATAGCACAGCTCAGGCTGTGGCCAAGCACTAATTTTTCCCTGACACCCTCTGGCCTGCACTAACACCATTCAGCTGCACATTCTCCAAACTAAGTACCTCACCTGCTGGGAAAGGCCTCCCTGAGAACCAGTCTCTTGTACTCCCAGAAGTTTCCAATTACAGACTCAGAAgcttttgcctgttttctttaagCTGGAGTCTTTTTCCCCAGTCACTCAGATTCCATGGTGGAACAACCATACAGCACACTTATCTGAACTGCAGTAAacttcaaacaaaaatgtaattagcAAATACATAGTATGCTATAGAAAAACCTGACATAAAACGATACCTGTTAGCTTGAATCTTCCGTAACATTAAGATTTTATTCAGAATAGTAGATCTTACTAGTATTACACTTTAGCTGTACCTTTAAGCACTCTCCCATCATGCTCTGTCAGTCCTATAAATctgcctgcttctgctgcaaCTTCACAGTACTCAGGCACCCTGCCTGGCTGTTTGAGTTGCTACATCATTCATCAAGTaagtatttaactttttaattcctttttcatAATTTAGAAGTTTCCTAAATATACTCAGTTAAGAAAAACTTAAATTAATGACAACTTAATTCAGCTTTGCCTGTAATAataagtgcttttttttgttgttgttttttttagtattttctgaATAGCAAGGTGAGAAaagacaagcaggaaaaaaaaaggaagtaagaTAGGTAAGTTAGATCCATAATCAGCATAAAGACTAGTCATGAATAAGTTGGAGcatttgggtttttgtttttcataagaCATTAGTTTAACCAGCAAGGTATGCCTAGCAGTGAGCTGTTACTATGTACTTACATGTAAGTTAATACTGAAACAGTAACgaaacttgtttttttattcAATGTGCACCAAACAAatgatttaaatgcatttattctctGATTTTTATGTATACCACAAATtgcatatataatataaaatagatTCTCCCCTGTACGAAAATCTGGTTCCTGATGTGACAAGAAAATATAGTATTAaagatctgttttaaaaataccagcTTCATAAAATGCCAAGTAAAAAACTAGTATCAGTGATTGATTCATGTATTAAGCTTAAGATCAATTAGATATCTGCAAGAACCTAAAGGGGAAACATCTTATTCTTGTGTCATATTTCCAGGTACAGTGAGAAATAGTTGCTGTTTTAGATGCATGAATAAGAAGTTAATTTCTCTGATCTGTTGAGCTAGCATTAAAGGATCTTTAATGTCAAGTGTGACACATAGCTTTAACTCCCACTGTAATCCAGAGTGTAAAATTTGCTCATAATctaggtttttgttttcagtaatgttaaaaggataaat is a window encoding:
- the RPS6KB1 gene encoding ribosomal protein S6 kinase beta-1 encodes the protein MAGVFDIDLDQPEDAGSDEELEEGGQLSESMDHGGVGQYDLGMEHCEKFEISETSVNRGPEKIRPECFELLRVLGKGGYGKVFQVRKVTGANTGKIFAMKVLKKAMIVRNAKDTAHTKAERNILEEVKHPFIVDLIYAFQTGGKLYLILEYLSGGELFMQLEREGIFMEDTACFYLAEISMALGHLHQKGIIYRDLKPENIMLNHQGHVKLTDFGLCKESIHDGTVTHTFCGTIEYMAPEILMRSGHNRAVDWWSLGALMYDMLTGAPPFTGENRKKTIDKILKCKLNLPPYLTQEARDLLKKLLKRNAASRLGAGPGDAGEVQAHPFFRHINWDELLARKVEPPFKPLLQSEEDVSQFDSKFTRQTPVDSPDDSTLSESANQVFLGFTYVAPSVLESVKEKFSFEPKIRSPRRFIGSPRTPVSPVKFSPGEFWGRGASASASNTQTPVEYPMETSGIEQMDVTVCGEASAPLPIRQPNSGPYKKQAFPMISKRPEHLRMNL